AATTTTGGGAGCCTGTATATGCATTTCTAGACTTACATCATCAATGAACACATATGATTGacaaaatgccttttaaaaacacattcaatttctgtttctagaaatttcaACAAATCTAGATGAGAAcaaataaagaagagagaaaccaaTATAAAACTTGAAGCATTAATCAGGCAGCTCTAAGCCAAAATGTTCAATCTCAATGACACAGTCTTCATGCCCTCAGTGCTGACACTGATCGGGATCCCTGGATTGGAGTCTGTGCAGTTCTGGATTGGAATTCCTTTCTGTGCCATGTACATCACTGCTCTATTTGGAAATTCCCTGCTCCTGGTCATCATCAGATCTGAACACAGCCTCCATGAGCCCATGTATCTCTTCCTGGCAATGCTTGGAGCAACAGACATTGTTCTCAGTACCTGCATCCTACCCAAAATGCTAGGAATATTCTGGTTTCATCTGCCAAAAATATACTTCGATGCTTGTCTCTTTCAGATGTGGCTCATCCACACCTTCCAGTCCATTGAATCAGGAATTCTGTTAGCCATGGCCCTAGATCACTATGTGGCCATCTGTGATCCCCTGAGACATGCAACCATCTTTACCCACCAACTTCTCACTCAAATTGGGGTTGGAGTGACGCTCAGAGCAGCCCTCCTTGTAGCTCCGTGTCTCATCCTCATCAAATGTCGGCTGAAACACTACCAGACCACTGTGGTCTCCCATTCATACTGTGAGCACATGGCCATTGTGAAGTTGGCAGCAGAAGACATTCAAATCAACAAGATCTATGGTCTCTTTGTGGCTTTCACTATACTTGGATTTGACATAGTCTTCATCACACTCTCTTACATCCAAATATTTCTAACTGTCTTTAGTCTTCCTCAGAGGGAAGCTAGGCTCAAAGCCTTCAATACCTGCATTGCCcatatttgtgtcttcctcgagTTTTATCTActggctttcttctccttctttacaCACAGGTTTGGATTCCATATTCCACCCTACATTCATATTCTTCTGTCCAACCTTTATCTGCTTGTCCCTCCTTTGCTCAATCCTATTGTGTATGGGGTAAAGACCAAACAGATTCGAGATCGAGTGTTTAAGATTTTCTACTCTAAAGATCCATCTTGATTTCTCATTTAActctttttaagtaataaaatttcACTTTGAGAAATACTAGTTTGGGGTCAGATTTTGTGCTTTCTCAAGTTCATTTGTGCTGCTGAAATATACAGTTCTAGATTTTACTTTGGAGACAAGATCTGTCTCCTATGTAaacaattttaacttttatgaATATACAATCAACTCATGAGTAGATGGTATaaaaggcagaaaacatgaagacTTGTTTCTAACTTAGTcaatgaaaatttttctttaatctttcagtgaggatgtttctttttttttttttttatttgacagacagagattacaagcaggcagagagacagtcagagagaggaggaagcaggctccctgttgagcagagagcccgatgtggggcttgatcccaggacactgggatcatgacctgagctgaaggcagaggctttaaccccactgagccacccaggcgccccagtgaggATGTTtcttaaagacacaaataaaatttaagtggTTAACCTcgattaaaaatattaacttcatGGGGTTCTTCAAAAACCATAAATTCATTCTAAAGTTGATAATTCTGATGACCATGTacaatttgttttctaattttgatttCAGTAGTCTTTCTCCTCAACTTTATCATCCTCATCATTTTAATTATCATCACCAttcaagttttaattattttctgactTACGTTCATCTGAGCACTAAGAAGTTTTGGATGTTTAATTTTGTATTGGAatgaaaattaatacatttttaaaatctaaaagatTTGGATTTGTAGAAACTTGAATATGTAGTTACTAAGAGTTCCTATAGACCCCCTACCTAGTATTCCTTATTGTCATCTTTCATTAATATATGTTACAGTTAGTGTATCAATATTGATAAACTGATTTACTAAATTccacattttattcatatttcttaatttttacctaacttccttttttttccttccaagatCCCATCCTGGATGCCACATTGCATTTAATTGTCAGGTCTCTATACGATGCTCTTGGCTATACCTTTGTGAGACTTCCCTTATTTCTAAAGACTTTCAAAACATTGAAGAGTATGTTCAGATATTTCATAGGAATCTTTTCCATTGGAATTTATCTGATGTCATTGTATTGATTAGATTGGAATTATGTGCTTTGTGGAGGAAAATCATAGCTGTTAAAGTCCCATGTTGATGGTACATATTATCAACATAATTTATCCATTGTGTATATTAACCTTAATTGTCAGATTTCtccattttaattccatttaatttcattttcatactgaacttttggaacttttgaactttttgattaaccaatggagccacccagctccccatcatctacacattttaaaatatattatactttttttgtttgtttgtttatattatcTGGGATGGctggtggattttattttctctttcttaattaattttttaccATTTAATTTCTCATGTATCTTTGGCCTATTTTTGACACTTAAACACTTGCTGACATTAACTGTTTTGTGTCACTTGACATGTTTTTCACTGAGAtaagaaatgtttttagaaaaaaaatacattttttaaagatagtttgtGTGGGGGAATAAGTGCAAAATGCCCACTTTGAGATATGTTGAATTAAATAAGTAGGACCTTCTAGGAGATATACCCAGTTGGGAACtctatttaaacattttgaaaagtacCTTTATTAGTTGATCTTAATATTTTCAATGGCTATCATAGCAGTGAGCATTGGTGTGTATGGAAGGTTGTGTTGACTATTGTGATAATTATGTTTCACCCATTGTTTCATTGAATTCTGACTTTAGCactataaagtataaaaattattttccatgtttctcaATGATGAAGTTAGgatttataatgttaaaaatgaCAGTCATCCAGCTATTAGTGATGGGTAGGAAGCAGTATTTAAATGACCTTTCCCCCCAAAACCCAGTCTAAAATATCTGATTAACCCACTCAATATAGACTCattgaagaaatggaagaactaCATGATAATTATAAGGAAACACaattattttcaacataaaaCAAAGATGTTGATAAGATACATGCACAGTCATTAACAAATAAGAATGTGGCTGTAGATGAAACAcctaaaaatgtaaagtttttgaGGAATTAATTCAAGAGCACAGAATGTTCATGTAATGTCCACAAAATAAATACCAGTCCTGATCAAAAACTAACAGTTTCCAATTTAATGAACCTTTCATTCCATGGTGATCTAAagtaaaacaatattttgaacAGAGCATTTTACAGATATGCCCGATGTAATAATTTATTCTGTGTTCCCTgcataataaaattaacattagaTTAAGAAGTGAATCATTTTCAACTTTAGCACTAAATGAATGTGACCAAAACAAATTGATATTCactaaagagaaagaaggaaggaaggaaggaaggaaggaaggaaggaaggaaggaaggaaggaaagaaggaaggaaagaaggaaggaaggaaaaagagggggaaatggcATGTGGATAAAGTCGtattttcagagattttcttAGTGTTTTACTTAAGTCTGGAAAGCATAGTTATAATGTTACCAGGCTATACTGATTGGACATTTCTCTGGTAAAATAGAAGCAATTCTTGCTTGGGGTCTTGTCAAAATATTGTAGTAGATTTATCACTTATAAGGagttttaagaaaactgaagaaatgtaCCACAATatctaaaagaaaggaagatgtgggggataaaaaaataaagtgtttagaGGAATAAGCTCCCATAATCATAAAGCAAGTAATTGTAAGCACATTGGTGGATAATATTGCACTATAAGGAGCATATATTTTGAAAGCCAGAGTTCCTGGGTTCAATTCTGCATTGCTTTGTGCTAGGCGAGTTACCTTTATGCCATTTACTTaaactttctgtgcctcagtttcctacttGGTACAGTGAGAATAATAATACCATCTATATCACAGTATAGTTTTGTGAACAAAAGGAGTAAATGCATATAAAAAGATTAGTAAACAGCCAAACCCACAGTGATCATTATTTGAGTGTTAGGCAATTATTATAACTattacaataagaaaaatgaaacttgaaaataaTGACTTTTACTCAGGAATTTTTAATCAGTGCAGGTAACAAttgaattgggaaaaaaatcatgtttataaATTACATTGTCCAATGtactgagaattttaaaattattataataatcttAGTTACTTCACatttttgaatattataaaatattatccaCAAATATAGAATACAAAGTAatgtcaataataaataaataacaattattgcaaatatttattgaaagcttCCCATGAAACTTAtttctaagagaaagaaaaggaaatattaaaaaatgaaaatagagagaaaaatgtaCAACATCACATATCCCTGCTGAGAGGTATAAATGAATTGAGAAATATCATGTTGAGACAAAGCTGCAACTATTATGAATGTACCATAATTGTATTAAACAGATATGGgtttgtatttacatattttagttttcagaaatCTTCTTGTTTGGAAAGAAGAGACTAACCACTCGGTCACGAATCTGCTTGGTCTTGACACCATACACCAGAGGATTGACTGTGGGAGGcaccaaaagatacaaacttgcAAAAATTATATGAATGCTTGGAGGTACCTTCTTGCCAATGCGGTGAGTTAGGAAACTAAACAGCGCAGGTGTGTAGGACACAAGTATTGTGCAGACATGAGCAGCACAGGTGCCCAGTGCCTTCGAGCGGGCATTCTGGGAAGATAGCTGGAAGACTGCCTGGAGGATTTTAATATAGGATGTGGCTATGAGCCCTAGGTCCAACACCATCACTGAAAGGGCCACAGAGATTCCATATGCTCTGTTAATGAGGGTGTTGGCACTGGCCAACTTCACCACAGCCATGTGTTCACAGTAGGCATGGTTGATAACATATTTATTGTAATACGGTAGCCTTTTAATAAGAAGAGGACAGGGCAAAACCATAAAGGCAGCTCGGGTCATACCAGCAAGACCCATTTTAATGATCATTGGTGTTGTTAGGATGGTTGTATAACGCAATGGGATACAAATAGCTACATAGCGGTCAAACGCCATGGCAACCAAGAGGGCTGACTCCACTATGCAGAATGTGTGGATAAAATACATTTGTGCTAGGCAGATACTAAAATCAAACCTGTGAGCATCAAACCAGAAGATACCAAGCATCTTGGGGGCTGTGGAAGAGGCAAGAGCCATGTCATTCACTGCCAGcatacaaaggaagaaatacataggCTGGTGGAGGCTTGGCTCTAgtttgatggtgatgatgattacGCTGTTCCCCAGTAGGGCCAGGGCAAACAGGAGGAAGACAGGGATGCCAATCCAGCAATGAAAAGCTTGCAAACCAGGAATACCAACCAGGAAAAAAGATGAGATGTAGTGATGTGTAGCATTGTCTGCCATGTTAAAACTGGAAACTTTGCAAGCTTGGATGTAAAGTAACCAGGCTAATCCCCTCTGGGCAGAAAACAGGATGGCAGAGTAATCCTGCTAGCACCTGAAAGATTAAAGCTTGAAATCATCAGTAAACCACTTTATTCTGAGTCTCAAATCTTCAtctgcaaatgagaaaactgtgttctatttcagaaaatttttcctgtattttgcaattttatttaattctactctatttttttatttcctactaGAGGATCAGTTAGTAATAAAATGACCTCACGGTTATGTCAAAGTCAGTGTTGGATTCTGTGAtacaaacagtaaaaaaaaaaaaatgtcaagtctTGTCAAGGACGTTGAGATGAAGTATAGATATACAtgaataaacacacatacacacaataattaacaaatatttcaaaatgc
This DNA window, taken from Lutra lutra chromosome 10, mLutLut1.2, whole genome shotgun sequence, encodes the following:
- the LOC125079227 gene encoding olfactory receptor 52A5-like, with product MFNLNDTVFMPSVLTLIGIPGLESVQFWIGIPFCAMYITALFGNSLLLVIIRSEHSLHEPMYLFLAMLGATDIVLSTCILPKMLGIFWFHLPKIYFDACLFQMWLIHTFQSIESGILLAMALDHYVAICDPLRHATIFTHQLLTQIGVGVTLRAALLVAPCLILIKCRLKHYQTTVVSHSYCEHMAIVKLAAEDIQINKIYGLFVAFTILGFDIVFITLSYIQIFLTVFSLPQREARLKAFNTCIAHICVFLEFYLLAFFSFFTHRFGFHIPPYIHILLSNLYLLVPPLLNPIVYGVKTKQIRDRVFKIFYSKDPS
- the LOC125080186 gene encoding putative olfactory receptor 52P1 yields the protein MADNATHHYISSFFLVGIPGLQAFHCWIGIPVFLLFALALLGNSVIIITIKLEPSLHQPMYFFLCMLAVNDMALASSTAPKMLGIFWFDAHRFDFSICLAQMYFIHTFCIVESALLVAMAFDRYVAICIPLRYTTILTTPMIIKMGLAGMTRAAFMVLPCPLLIKRLPYYNKYVINHAYCEHMAVVKLASANTLINRAYGISVALSVMVLDLGLIATSYIKILQAVFQLSSQNARSKALGTCAAHVCTILVSYTPALFSFLTHRIGKKVPPSIHIIFASLYLLVPPTVNPLVYGVKTKQIRDRVVSLFFPNKKISEN